One segment of Pseudomonas asgharzadehiana DNA contains the following:
- a CDS encoding MFS transporter, translating to MSANPLVTEIGTTAPRETLPLGGLLALACAGFITILTEAMPAGLLPQMGQGLGVSPALVGQLVTLYALGSLLAAIPLTLLTRGWRRRPLLLMAIGGFAVVNSVTAFSSHYGLTLVARFFAGVFAGLLWALLAGYASRMVAPHLQGRAIAVAMLGAPLALCLGLPAGTWLGTIVGWRLSFAIMTGLTLVLLIWARWQLPDFAGQAAQKRLRLHQVLTLPGIRSVLWVTFTYVLAHNILYTYVAPLLEPAGIAADIDRVLLVFGLAALLSIWLAGVLINRWLRTLLLISCALFGMIALALALWIEVPTVIYLAVVFWGLAFGGLPALLQTALAQSAGESADAAQSMLVTVWNLGIAGGGLAGGVLLQGWGVATFPWAIVLLMLLALAGASQVGVQRT from the coding sequence ATGAGCGCTAACCCCTTAGTGACTGAGATCGGCACCACCGCCCCACGGGAAACACTGCCCTTGGGTGGCCTTTTGGCCCTGGCCTGCGCTGGTTTTATCACCATTCTTACCGAAGCGATGCCCGCCGGGCTCTTGCCGCAAATGGGCCAAGGCCTGGGCGTGTCGCCGGCACTGGTCGGCCAGTTGGTCACCCTCTACGCCCTAGGGTCATTGCTGGCGGCCATCCCCCTCACGCTGCTGACCCGAGGCTGGCGCCGCCGACCGCTGCTGTTGATGGCCATCGGCGGCTTTGCCGTGGTCAACAGTGTGACGGCATTCTCCAGCCACTACGGCCTGACCCTGGTGGCACGCTTCTTTGCCGGCGTGTTCGCCGGGCTGCTTTGGGCATTGCTCGCCGGCTACGCCAGCCGCATGGTGGCACCGCACCTGCAAGGCCGGGCAATCGCGGTGGCGATGCTCGGCGCACCGTTGGCGTTGTGCCTGGGCCTGCCGGCCGGCACCTGGCTCGGCACCATCGTGGGCTGGCGCCTGAGTTTTGCGATCATGACCGGGCTCACACTGGTGTTGCTGATATGGGCACGCTGGCAGCTTCCGGACTTTGCCGGCCAAGCCGCTCAAAAGCGCCTGCGCCTGCACCAGGTATTGACCCTGCCCGGTATTCGCTCGGTGCTGTGGGTGACCTTTACCTACGTATTGGCCCACAACATCCTCTACACCTATGTGGCACCGCTGTTGGAGCCCGCCGGTATCGCTGCCGATATCGACCGAGTGCTGCTGGTGTTTGGTCTCGCCGCGCTGTTGAGCATCTGGCTGGCCGGCGTGCTGATTAATCGGTGGTTGCGCACACTGCTGCTCATCAGTTGCGCACTGTTCGGCATGATCGCCCTGGCGTTGGCGTTATGGATCGAGGTGCCGACCGTCATCTACCTCGCGGTGGTGTTTTGGGGCCTGGCGTTTGGCGGCCTGCCGGCTTTGTTGCAAACCGCCCTGGCCCAATCGGCGGGCGAATCGGCGGACGCCGCGCAATCGATGCTCGTGACCGTATGGAACCTGGGGATAGCCGGCGGCGGGTTGGCTGGCGGCGTGTTGCTTCAGGGCTGGGGCGTTGCGACGTTCCCCTGGGCGATCGTGTTATTGATGCTGTTGGCCCTGGCAGGTGCATCACAGGTCGGCGTCCAGCGCACATAA
- a CDS encoding SurA N-terminal domain-containing protein, with translation MLQNIRDNSQGWIAKTIIGIIVALMAFTGIEAIFQASGTNKQDVAKVNGEAITQTELSQAVDMQRRQLMQQLGKDFDASLLDEKLLREAALKGLIDRKLLLQGAADSKFGFSEAALDQVILQTPEFQVDGKFNAERFDQVIRQLGYSRLQFRQMLTQEMLIGQVRAGIAGSGFVTDAEVLAFARLEKQTRDFATVNIKANPAAVKLTDDEVKAYYDQHAKEFMTPDQVVIDYLELKKSSFFDQVSVKDDELQAAYEKETANLAEQRRAAHILIEVNDKVTEAQAKAKIEEIQARLAKGEKFEALAKEFSQDPGSANNGGDLGFAGPGVYDPDFETALYALKQDQVSAPVRSTFGWHLIKLLGVEAPQVPTFASLKDKLTRELKAQQVEQRFVEATKQLEDAAFEASDLAQPASDLKLTVHTSAPFGREGGEGVAANRAVVTAAFSPEVLDEGANSTAIELDPETIIVLRAKEHRKPAQLPLESVAAAIRTQMAKERASAAAKTHADELIASLRDGKTPLNQPVDGQAWKVTEAATRSADAVDPAVLQALFRMPKPAAKDKPTFTTVTLADGSLVIVRLNGVNEASAPTEEEKAQYRRFLASRVGQQDFAAYRKQLETQADIKKY, from the coding sequence ATGCTGCAAAATATCAGGGACAATTCACAAGGCTGGATTGCCAAGACCATTATCGGGATCATCGTCGCATTGATGGCGTTCACCGGTATCGAGGCCATTTTCCAGGCTTCGGGTACTAACAAGCAGGACGTGGCCAAGGTCAACGGTGAAGCCATCACCCAGACCGAACTGAGCCAGGCTGTCGACATGCAACGTCGCCAACTGATGCAACAGTTGGGCAAGGATTTCGATGCTTCGCTGCTGGACGAAAAACTGCTGCGCGAAGCGGCGCTCAAGGGCCTGATCGACCGCAAGCTGTTGCTGCAAGGTGCCGCCGATTCCAAGTTCGGCTTCTCTGAAGCGGCACTGGACCAGGTGATCCTGCAAACGCCGGAATTCCAGGTGGACGGCAAATTCAACGCCGAACGCTTTGACCAGGTGATCCGTCAGCTGGGCTACAGCCGTCTGCAGTTCCGTCAGATGCTGACCCAGGAAATGCTGATCGGTCAGGTTCGCGCAGGTATCGCGGGCAGCGGTTTCGTCACCGATGCCGAAGTACTGGCCTTCGCCCGTCTGGAAAAACAGACTCGCGATTTCGCCACGGTCAACATCAAGGCCAACCCCGCAGCGGTGAAGCTCACCGACGACGAGGTCAAGGCCTACTACGACCAGCACGCCAAAGAGTTCATGACGCCGGACCAAGTGGTCATCGACTATCTGGAATTGAAGAAGTCGTCCTTCTTCGACCAGGTCAGCGTCAAGGATGATGAACTGCAGGCGGCCTACGAGAAAGAAACCGCCAACCTCGCCGAACAGCGTCGTGCCGCGCACATCCTGATTGAAGTCAACGACAAGGTCACCGAGGCGCAAGCCAAGGCCAAGATCGAAGAGATCCAGGCGCGCCTGGCCAAAGGCGAGAAGTTCGAAGCCCTGGCCAAGGAGTTCTCCCAGGACCCAGGCTCGGCCAATAACGGTGGTGACCTTGGCTTTGCCGGCCCTGGCGTCTACGACCCGGACTTCGAAACCGCCTTGTACGCGTTGAAACAGGACCAGGTATCGGCGCCGGTGCGCAGTACCTTCGGCTGGCATCTGATCAAGCTGTTGGGCGTTGAAGCACCACAGGTGCCGACCTTCGCCAGCCTGAAAGACAAGCTGACCCGTGAGCTCAAGGCCCAGCAAGTCGAGCAGCGTTTTGTCGAAGCCACCAAGCAATTGGAAGATGCGGCATTCGAAGCGTCCGACCTGGCTCAACCCGCATCTGACCTGAAGCTGACCGTGCACACCTCCGCGCCATTCGGCCGTGAAGGTGGTGAAGGTGTTGCGGCCAACCGTGCCGTGGTCACCGCAGCGTTCAGCCCGGAAGTGCTGGATGAGGGTGCCAACAGCACCGCCATCGAGCTGGACCCGGAAACCATCATCGTGCTGCGTGCCAAAGAGCACCGCAAACCTGCGCAACTGCCGCTGGAAAGCGTTGCCGCGGCGATCCGCACCCAGATGGCCAAGGAGCGCGCCAGCGCCGCTGCCAAGACTCACGCCGACGAGCTGATCGCCAGCCTGCGTGATGGCAAGACACCGCTGAACCAGCCGGTCGACGGCCAGGCCTGGAAAGTCACTGAAGCGGCTACCCGTAGCGCGGACGCGGTCGACCCGGCCGTGCTGCAAGCGCTGTTCCGCATGCCCAAGCCTGCGGCCAAGGACAAGCCGACCTTCACCACCGTGACCCTCGCTGACGGCAGCCTGGTGATCGTGCGTTTGAACGGCGTGAACGAAGCGAGCGCTCCAACGGAAGAAGAAAAGGCGCAATACCGTCGCTTCCTCGCTTCCCGTGTTGGCCAGCAGGACTTCGCGGCATACCGCAAGCAGTTGGAAACCCAGGCTGACATCAAGAAGTATTGA
- a CDS encoding HU family DNA-binding protein yields MNKSELIDAIAASADIPKAAAGRALDAVIESVTGALKAGDSVVLVGFGTFSVTDRPARTGRNPQTGKALQIAAAKKPGFKAGKALKEAVN; encoded by the coding sequence GTGAACAAGTCGGAACTGATTGATGCTATCGCTGCATCCGCTGATATCCCGAAAGCTGCTGCTGGCCGTGCGCTGGATGCAGTAATCGAATCCGTCACTGGCGCTCTGAAGGCCGGCGACTCCGTGGTACTGGTAGGCTTCGGTACTTTCTCTGTGACTGACCGCCCAGCTCGCACTGGCCGCAACCCACAGACTGGCAAAGCACTGCAAATCGCTGCTGCCAAGAAACCAGGTTTCAAAGCCGGTAAAGCCCTGAAAGAAGCCGTTAACTAA